Sequence from the Maribacter algicola genome:
CTTGTATTCCAAGGCATTCTCTTCCTTAGGGAAAATGCTAAAGTCTATTTTTTGTAGACCGTTCAGGGAAGTGTATTTCCAAGCCTCCTCCTTTTTGGTAGGAAATCCCTTTTTCTCAAAGTTCTTTATCGCTTCCATACGCACATCATGAACGGGATGCTCCACATCCACGTTGTTTTCGAACGCCATAAAGGAAGAAATCAATTTATCTTTTAAATCCATATTTTTAGTATTAAGTAGTTAGTAAAAAGTGGTTAGTTTTTGATACGTACCACTTTGTACCTGATACCTTGTACTTTTAACCAGAAACTGTTTCCTGCTTTAACCAATCATATCCTTTTTCCTCAAGCTCCAAGGCCAATTCCTTACCTCCGGACTTCACAATTTTACCATCGTGCAATACGTGTACGAAATCGGGAACAATATAATCCAACAATCTTTGATAGTGGGTAATTACGATTACGGCGTTATCCTTGCTCTTTAACTTATTGACCCCGTTAGCAACGATACGCAAGGCATCAATGTCCAGTCCGGAATCCGTCTCATCCAAAATGGCCACTTTAGGCTCTAACATGGCCATTTGAAAAATCTCGTTACGCTTCTTTTCCCCTCCTGAAAAACCTTCGTTCAAAGACCTTGATAGAAATTTGCGGTCTATTTCCAACAATTCCGATTTCTCACGAATCAACTTCAACATTTCGTTGGCGGGCATATCCTCTAACCCCTTGGCCTTTCTAGATTCATTGATGGCCGTTTTCATAAAATTGGTGACAGACACTCCTGGAATTTCTACAGGGTATTGAAAGGAAAGGAAAATACCTTTATGCGCCCTTTCTTC
This genomic interval carries:
- the sufC gene encoding Fe-S cluster assembly ATPase SufC yields the protein MLKIKNLHAQVEDKEILKGINLEVKAGEVHAIMGPNGSGKSTLAEVIAGKEEFEVTEGSIELEGEDLEEVAPEERAHKGIFLSFQYPVEIPGVSVTNFMKTAINESRKAKGLEDMPANEMLKLIREKSELLEIDRKFLSRSLNEGFSGGEKKRNEIFQMAMLEPKVAILDETDSGLDIDALRIVANGVNKLKSKDNAVIVITHYQRLLDYIVPDFVHVLHDGKIVKSGGKELALELEEKGYDWLKQETVSG